In Sphingobacteriaceae bacterium, the following proteins share a genomic window:
- a CDS encoding peptide transporter, whose amino-acid sequence MNFESESLSAATWRRFKRNKLAVSGLVVIAIACIISILGYLITPDKTPYANDQKPELYIKSPGFSVKLLQVKRNGETRDNNWFSTMLFGQNDPFATYTLYNYTFKGNEILAEEYTGNTPNNGAITNFNVADVVYNIDKVKPFVFDSLKNEFSFYETDHEEKIVKSLSELQNTVKEKNIIAKTYPLGTDLLGRDLLSRLLIGTRISLAVGLISVMISVFIGILLGSLAGYFRGSVDVVISWFINVVWSIPTILLVIAITLVLGKGITQVFIAVGLTMWVEVARIVRGQIFSIREKEFVEAGRALGFRNGRIIFRHILPNVMGPVVVMAASNFASAILTEAGLSFLGIGAQPPIPSWGEMINAHYGYIRMDKAYLAFTPGIAIMTLVLSFMMVGNGLRDALDSRMTDDKPIA is encoded by the coding sequence ATAAATTTTGAATCTGAATCGCTGAGCGCTGCTACCTGGCGACGCTTTAAACGCAATAAACTGGCGGTTAGCGGACTTGTTGTCATTGCTATTGCCTGCATCATCTCTATTTTAGGATACCTCATCACTCCCGATAAAACACCTTACGCCAACGATCAAAAACCAGAACTCTATATAAAGTCTCCTGGTTTTAGTGTAAAACTGTTGCAGGTAAAACGTAACGGCGAAACAAGAGACAATAATTGGTTCAGTACGATGTTGTTCGGACAGAATGATCCTTTTGCCACTTACACCTTATATAATTATACGTTTAAAGGAAATGAAATTCTTGCAGAAGAATACACCGGCAACACACCTAACAATGGTGCTATAACGAACTTCAATGTTGCCGACGTGGTTTATAACATTGATAAGGTAAAACCATTTGTTTTTGATTCACTAAAAAACGAATTCTCTTTTTATGAAACAGATCATGAAGAAAAAATCGTAAAAAGTCTCAGTGAATTACAAAACACCGTTAAAGAAAAAAACATTATTGCCAAAACCTATCCGCTTGGCACCGATCTTTTAGGGCGCGATCTATTAAGTCGTTTATTAATTGGAACACGTATTAGTTTAGCGGTAGGATTAATCTCTGTGATGATCTCCGTGTTTATCGGTATCCTGCTGGGCTCACTGGCAGGTTATTTCAGAGGCAGTGTAGACGTAGTTATTTCCTGGTTCATTAATGTGGTTTGGAGCATTCCTACTATTCTGTTAGTAATAGCAATCACTCTTGTTCTTGGAAAAGGCATCACGCAGGTGTTTATAGCCGTTGGACTCACCATGTGGGTGGAAGTAGCGCGGATTGTGCGCGGACAAATATTTAGTATCCGCGAAAAAGAATTTGTAGAAGCGGGACGAGCCTTAGGCTTCAGAAACGGCAGAATCATTTTCAGGCACATTTTACCAAACGTGATGGGTCCCGTTGTTGTAATGGCTGCCAGCAATTTTGCAAGCGCTATCTTAACCGAAGCAGGTTTAAGTTTTTTGGGTATCGGCGCTCAGCCGCCTATTCCTTCCTGGGGAGAAATGATCAACGCACATTACGGTTATATCCGCATGGACAAAGCCTATTTGGCTTTTACTCCGGGCATAGCCATTATGACTCTGGTACTTTCTTTTATGATGGTAGGCAATGGTCTTCGCGATGCTTTAGATTCGCGTATGACGGATGATAAGCCGATTGCTTAG
- a CDS encoding crossover junction endodeoxyribonuclease RuvC, with protein sequence MPVNDRIILGIDPGTIVMGYGLLHIKNNALSPIAMGVIKLDKFEDHAIRLKMIFERTVSIIEEYKPDELAIEAPFFGKNVQSMLKLGRAQGVAIAAALSKNVPITEYSPKKIKMSITGNGNASKEQVAAMLAQILGLKAESEYLDATDALGAALCHYYQNKNVSVGGKSYSGWKAFLTDNPKRKV encoded by the coding sequence ATGCCTGTTAACGACAGAATTATTTTAGGAATTGACCCGGGAACCATTGTAATGGGTTACGGCTTGCTGCATATAAAAAACAATGCTTTGAGCCCGATTGCCATGGGTGTTATTAAGCTGGATAAATTTGAGGATCATGCGATTCGTTTAAAAATGATTTTTGAACGTACCGTTAGTATCATTGAAGAATACAAGCCCGATGAATTAGCGATTGAGGCTCCGTTTTTCGGAAAGAATGTGCAGTCCATGCTAAAACTCGGCCGAGCGCAGGGAGTTGCTATAGCGGCGGCACTTAGCAAAAATGTTCCTATTACGGAGTATTCTCCCAAGAAGATAAAAATGAGCATTACCGGAAACGGGAACGCGAGTAAGGAACAGGTTGCTGCTATGTTAGCGCAAATACTGGGATTAAAAGCTGAGAGTGAGTATTTGGATGCAACGGATGCTTTGGGAGCGGCGCTTTGTCATTACTATCAGAATAAAAATGTGAGTGTTGGTGGGAAATCGTATTCTGGTTGGAAAGCTTTTTTGACGGATAATCCGAAGAGGAAGGTGTAG
- the plsY gene encoding acyl-phosphate glycerol 3-phosphate acyltransferase translates to MIAIFVFIAYLLGSIPNSVWIGKFFYNIDVREFGSGNAGATNTFRVLGKRAGIPVLILDILKGTLAVALAYFSDFDIHSNEFIDLQLGLGVAALIGHIFPVFAGFRGGKGVATILGVVICILPLACACALGVFLLVLFSTRIVSLSSMVAGVSFPLFLNIALHNTNPILTVFSIIVAALLIITHRKNIKRLLKNEESKVHLFPVKK, encoded by the coding sequence TTGATAGCAATATTCGTTTTCATAGCGTATTTATTAGGGTCGATTCCTAACTCCGTTTGGATAGGTAAGTTTTTTTATAATATCGATGTCCGCGAATTCGGAAGTGGTAATGCAGGTGCTACCAATACCTTCCGTGTTTTAGGTAAAAGAGCCGGAATTCCCGTACTTATTCTTGATATTCTAAAAGGAACACTGGCCGTAGCTTTGGCTTATTTCAGCGATTTCGATATCCATAGTAACGAATTTATAGATTTACAACTCGGTCTTGGTGTGGCAGCGCTTATTGGTCATATTTTCCCGGTTTTTGCTGGATTTAGAGGTGGAAAAGGAGTTGCTACTATACTGGGGGTTGTTATTTGTATTCTGCCTTTAGCTTGTGCTTGTGCCCTGGGTGTATTTCTACTGGTTTTATTCAGTACCCGGATTGTGTCTTTATCTTCTATGGTAGCCGGCGTTTCGTTTCCTCTTTTCTTAAACATTGCCTTACATAACACCAATCCAATTCTTACCGTTTTTTCCATCATTGTTGCTGCACTTCTAATCATTACTCACCGCAAAAACATAAAGCGTCTTCTTAAAAACGAAGAGTCAAAGGTGCATTTGTTTCCTGTAAAAAAATAA
- a CDS encoding amino acid dehydrogenase: MSTQTVKAPHAHEESMFEAVLARLDAAAKLMNLSDEVALVLKNPSKQVKVSLPVMMDSGKIQVFEGYRTVHSTHLGPSKGGIRYAMDVNADEVMALAAWMSFKCAVANLPYGGAKGGIKLDPRAHSVGELERISRAYAVAMKDVFGVNKDIPAPDMGTSGREMAWILDEFNKNTGEDSPGVITGKPIAVGGSLGRDAATGRGVMVNTLAALKKMGLRAQDVTAVVQGFGNVGSHAARLLAEKGVKIVGIGDHSASFYNEKGIDVNAAIEFAAKNDRNLKGFKGATEIKNSELLISKCDVLVPAALQNVITEENANKIQAKLIVEGANGPTTPEADPILNEKKIICVPDILANSGGVTVSYFEWVQNKAGYYWTEEEVNQRHDIKMDIAFEAVWHNASHFKTSMRIAAYITALQKLEQGVKLKGAY, encoded by the coding sequence ATGTCAACACAAACAGTAAAAGCGCCTCACGCACACGAAGAAAGTATGTTTGAAGCAGTGTTAGCTCGTCTCGATGCAGCGGCTAAATTGATGAACCTTAGCGATGAAGTTGCCCTGGTTTTGAAAAATCCAAGTAAACAAGTTAAAGTAAGTTTACCCGTTATGATGGACTCTGGAAAAATTCAGGTGTTCGAAGGGTACCGCACCGTGCATAGCACTCACCTTGGTCCAAGTAAAGGTGGTATTCGTTATGCGATGGATGTTAATGCAGATGAAGTTATGGCTTTAGCTGCGTGGATGAGTTTTAAATGTGCTGTTGCTAATCTACCTTACGGTGGCGCAAAAGGTGGTATTAAATTAGATCCCCGCGCACACAGTGTTGGAGAATTAGAGCGTATCAGCCGTGCTTATGCAGTAGCTATGAAAGACGTTTTTGGTGTAAACAAAGATATTCCGGCTCCGGATATGGGCACAAGCGGACGTGAGATGGCATGGATTCTTGACGAATTCAATAAAAATACAGGAGAAGATAGTCCGGGTGTTATTACCGGAAAACCAATTGCAGTGGGTGGTTCATTAGGCCGTGATGCTGCAACAGGTCGTGGAGTTATGGTTAATACTTTAGCTGCCCTTAAAAAAATGGGTTTAAGAGCTCAGGACGTTACTGCGGTAGTGCAGGGTTTTGGAAATGTAGGATCTCATGCTGCGCGTTTGCTAGCTGAAAAAGGAGTAAAAATTGTTGGGATCGGTGATCACAGCGCTTCTTTCTACAATGAAAAAGGGATTGACGTAAATGCAGCTATTGAGTTTGCTGCAAAAAACGATAGAAATTTAAAAGGTTTTAAAGGTGCTACTGAAATTAAGAACAGCGAATTACTGATCAGCAAATGTGATGTATTGGTTCCTGCTGCTTTACAAAATGTAATTACCGAAGAAAACGCAAATAAAATACAAGCCAAATTAATCGTGGAAGGTGCTAACGGACCAACAACTCCGGAAGCTGATCCAATTTTAAACGAGAAAAAAATTATTTGTGTTCCTGATATTCTTGCCAACTCGGGTGGTGTTACTGTAAGTTATTTTGAGTGGGTTCAAAATAAAGCCGGGTACTACTGGACAGAAGAAGAAGTAAATCAAAGACATGACATTAAAATGGACATTGCTTTTGAAGCAGTTTGGCATAACGCTTCTCACTTTAAAACAAGTATGAGAATTGCAGCTTATATCACAGCTCTTCAAAAATTAGAGCAAGGTGTTAAATTAAAAGGCGCTTACTAA
- a CDS encoding noncanonical pyrimidine nucleotidase, YjjG family, whose protein sequence is MGACFVFYSPVFSGWHERMANLKHKKHLFFDFDDTLWDFQKNSSRVLEELYQEYELESKLKANLPDFLAAYKKTNLNFWSLYTKREIDKQFLRNHRFNETFKIFGYDNYDENLLITDQYLKRAPQGSCVKEGCVETLEYLRQNYKLHIITNGFKEVFGIKMNACGIRNYFDQIIISEEHALVKPDEKIFRLAEHFAGAKKDDCVMIGDSLESDIEGALNAGWEAIYLAEDEMHGFKGRSILRLEELKNIF, encoded by the coding sequence ATGGGCGCTTGCTTTGTATTTTATTCTCCTGTTTTTTCAGGGTGGCATGAGCGGATGGCTAACCTAAAACATAAAAAACATTTATTTTTTGATTTTGACGACACACTGTGGGATTTTCAAAAGAATTCAAGCCGTGTTCTGGAAGAATTGTACCAGGAATATGAATTAGAATCAAAACTTAAAGCGAACCTGCCGGATTTTCTTGCGGCTTATAAAAAAACAAATTTGAATTTCTGGTCGCTCTACACAAAACGGGAAATCGATAAGCAGTTTTTGCGCAATCACCGCTTTAACGAAACTTTTAAGATTTTTGGTTACGATAATTACGATGAAAATCTTTTGATAACGGATCAGTATCTAAAGCGCGCACCGCAAGGGAGTTGTGTGAAAGAGGGATGTGTGGAAACGTTGGAATATCTGAGGCAAAATTACAAACTTCATATTATCACCAATGGATTTAAGGAAGTGTTCGGCATAAAAATGAACGCCTGTGGGATAAGAAATTATTTTGATCAGATCATTATCAGCGAAGAGCATGCTTTAGTTAAGCCTGACGAAAAAATATTTCGTTTGGCCGAACACTTTGCCGGTGCAAAAAAAGACGACTGTGTGATGATCGGCGATAGTTTGGAGAGTGATATAGAAGGTGCGCTAAATGCCGGTTGGGAAGCGATCTATTTGGCGGAAGATGAAATGCATGGTTTTAAAGGCAGAAGTATTTTGAGACTCGAGGAATTGAAAAATATATTTTGA
- a CDS encoding amidohydrolase, translating to MLKNVFILIVAIAFSCSEKKESADLIIYNALIYSVDSAFATFEAMAIKDGKILELNSSKEILKKYAAKEINDVNGKTILPGLIDAHCHFTGYATDMWKCNLTGTKSFEEILDKIKTYSEKAPMLWIYGRGWDQNDWSEKDYPTKEKLDKLFPDRPVFLKRVDGHAALANQKALELTGVTEKTKVNGGLVELKNGKLTGILIDNAMDLVDLKIPMINDSLAKAYYKAAQETCFSYGLTEVHDCGVTEHTIDLIDQAQKSGDLKMKIYALLSDDSTYYERWLKKGIYKTERLTVGGFKIYSDGALGSRGACLLDSYSDKEHWKGFLLTDKRRLKKIADALINSPFQFCTHAIGDSANRYILNLYGSVLKEQNDRRWRIEHAQVLNPNDFYLFKKFTILPSVQPTHATSDMYWAEDRVGKERIKTAYAYKQLLETTGKIALGTDFPVEDISPVKTFFAAVARQDSKGYPANGFQKENALSREETLKGMTIWAAYAAFEEKEKGSLEKNKVADFVILDTDLMKCDAKEILNTKVLATYINGEKVYAKK from the coding sequence ATGCTAAAAAACGTTTTTATTTTAATAGTAGCAATAGCTTTTTCTTGTTCTGAGAAAAAAGAAAGCGCAGACCTCATCATTTATAACGCGCTTATCTATTCAGTTGATTCGGCCTTTGCTACATTTGAAGCTATGGCCATTAAAGACGGGAAAATTCTAGAGCTGAACTCCTCGAAAGAAATTCTGAAAAAATATGCGGCTAAAGAGATAAACGATGTAAATGGAAAAACCATTTTACCGGGGTTGATAGACGCCCATTGTCATTTCACAGGGTACGCCACTGATATGTGGAAATGTAATCTGACCGGAACGAAGTCATTTGAGGAGATTCTTGATAAAATAAAAACCTACAGCGAAAAAGCGCCAATGCTCTGGATCTACGGGCGTGGCTGGGATCAAAATGACTGGAGCGAAAAAGACTACCCTACAAAAGAAAAATTGGATAAGTTGTTTCCTGATCGCCCGGTTTTTCTAAAACGTGTAGATGGTCATGCTGCATTAGCAAATCAAAAAGCTTTGGAGTTAACCGGCGTTACCGAAAAAACGAAAGTAAATGGCGGACTCGTAGAATTAAAAAATGGAAAGTTAACCGGCATTTTAATTGATAACGCGATGGACCTGGTGGATCTTAAAATTCCGATGATAAATGATAGTCTTGCAAAGGCTTACTACAAGGCCGCGCAGGAAACATGTTTTAGTTATGGTTTAACCGAAGTTCATGATTGCGGTGTAACAGAACACACCATTGACCTTATTGATCAGGCACAAAAATCAGGAGATTTGAAAATGAAGATTTACGCTTTGTTAAGTGATGATTCGACTTACTATGAGCGCTGGCTAAAAAAAGGAATTTACAAAACCGAACGTTTAACCGTTGGAGGCTTTAAAATCTATTCAGACGGCGCGCTGGGAAGTCGTGGCGCTTGTTTACTTGACTCATACAGTGATAAAGAGCATTGGAAGGGATTTTTGCTGACCGATAAAAGGCGCTTGAAAAAAATTGCAGATGCTTTGATAAATAGTCCCTTTCAATTTTGCACACATGCCATTGGTGATAGTGCTAACCGTTACATACTGAATTTATATGGCTCTGTTTTAAAGGAACAAAATGACCGTCGCTGGCGCATTGAACATGCGCAGGTGCTAAATCCAAATGATTTTTACCTCTTTAAGAAATTTACGATCCTTCCTTCTGTGCAACCAACACACGCCACCAGCGATATGTATTGGGCAGAAGACCGTGTAGGAAAAGAACGCATTAAAACAGCCTACGCTTACAAACAACTTTTAGAAACAACCGGAAAAATTGCACTCGGTACAGACTTTCCGGTAGAAGATATTTCTCCTGTTAAAACTTTTTTCGCTGCAGTTGCAAGACAAGACAGCAAGGGCTACCCTGCAAATGGTTTTCAAAAAGAAAACGCTTTGTCAAGAGAAGAAACATTAAAAGGTATGACCATCTGGGCTGCATACGCAGCTTTTGAAGAAAAAGAAAAAGGCAGTCTTGAGAAAAATAAGGTGGCTGATTTTGTGATTCTTGACACCGATTTGATGAAATGTGATGCAAAAGAAATTTTGAACACAAAAGTTTTAGCAACTTATATTAACGGGGAAAAGGTTTACGCGAAAAAATAA
- a CDS encoding S9 family peptidase, whose product MKRIAFLFLIIPAFVFSQQKVTLEDIWVKYAFYPKSAQGFNVLKDGLNYVDIEKVGEESGIYKYELKTQKRSKLLVNAADVKFEGRLLDLNSYKLSPNEDKLLLSESVENVYRHSPKANYFVYDIASKKVTQLSDKGKQLFPTFSPDGKKVAYVKDNNLFIKNLETGAETTVTTDGQDNKIKNGWGDWVYEEEFSKAEYFDWSSNSQYLAYVRFDESRVKEFTMDYYKGELYPEKYTFKYPKAGEENSLVSVRIFDELSKATVTADIGTETDIYIPRIEFTNDSKTLCIQRLNRLQNKLEFLFTDAASGKGKVVYTDESKTYIDITDDLRFVGNKGFIVSSERDEYNHLYYYDLNGKLVNQITKGEWDVMEFKGFNEATNTLYYLSTEMGVINRDMYSVKLDGKDKKRLSTKAGQTNFEFTNGYKYYISNYHNSTSPPLFELYSIDGKLVKVLEDNKELVDRMKTYNLSAKEFLKFKNPEGVELNYWMMKPANFDASKKYPVYMYAYGGPGSNECNNGWDGFDYFWHNLLCQEGYIVVCMDNRGTQGRGREFKHSTYLQLGRLETLDQINFAKYLGGMNYVDKTRIGFQGWSFGGYMASLMISKGADVIKTAIAVAPVTNWKYYDNIYTERFLRQPKDNKSGYEDNSPTNFVKNIKGPFLLIHGSADDNVHMQNSMELAAAMVKNNIPFDYMIYPNKAHGISGGYTRLHIYSKMLKFVKENL is encoded by the coding sequence ATGAAAAGAATTGCTTTTTTATTTCTAATTATTCCCGCATTTGTTTTTTCGCAACAAAAAGTTACCCTCGAAGATATTTGGGTGAAGTACGCTTTTTATCCAAAGTCTGCTCAAGGTTTTAATGTTTTAAAAGACGGATTAAACTACGTAGATATTGAAAAAGTAGGTGAGGAAAGTGGAATTTATAAGTACGAATTAAAAACACAAAAGCGTTCTAAACTGCTTGTAAACGCCGCCGACGTTAAGTTTGAAGGTCGCCTGCTGGATCTAAATTCCTACAAATTAAGTCCGAATGAAGACAAATTGTTATTGAGTGAAAGCGTGGAAAACGTTTACCGTCATTCACCGAAAGCAAATTATTTTGTTTATGATATTGCTTCAAAAAAGGTAACTCAGCTAAGCGATAAAGGCAAACAACTCTTCCCGACCTTTTCGCCGGATGGAAAAAAAGTGGCTTATGTAAAAGACAATAATCTTTTTATCAAAAATCTGGAGACTGGTGCGGAAACAACCGTTACAACAGATGGACAAGACAATAAAATAAAAAATGGCTGGGGCGATTGGGTTTATGAAGAAGAGTTTTCGAAGGCAGAATATTTTGATTGGAGTTCAAACAGCCAGTATTTAGCATACGTGCGTTTCGATGAGTCGCGTGTAAAAGAATTTACCATGGATTATTATAAGGGAGAATTATATCCTGAAAAGTATACATTCAAATATCCTAAGGCCGGTGAAGAAAACTCATTGGTTTCTGTCCGCATTTTCGACGAGCTTTCTAAAGCCACCGTTACTGCTGACATTGGCACTGAAACAGACATTTATATTCCCAGAATTGAATTTACGAATGATTCAAAAACGCTTTGTATTCAGCGTTTGAACCGTTTACAAAATAAATTAGAGTTTTTATTTACCGATGCAGCTAGCGGAAAAGGGAAAGTAGTTTACACAGATGAAAGTAAAACTTACATCGACATAACAGACGATTTAAGATTTGTTGGCAACAAAGGCTTTATAGTTTCGAGCGAAAGAGATGAATACAACCATTTGTATTATTACGATTTAAACGGAAAGCTGGTAAACCAAATCACTAAAGGTGAATGGGATGTTATGGAGTTTAAAGGGTTTAATGAAGCTACAAACACTTTGTATTATTTGTCTACCGAAATGGGAGTAATTAACCGCGATATGTACAGTGTAAAATTAGATGGCAAAGATAAAAAGCGCTTGTCTACAAAAGCTGGTCAAACAAATTTTGAATTCACCAACGGATATAAATATTATATTTCTAATTACCATAACTCAACAAGTCCGCCCTTGTTCGAGCTTTACAGCATAGATGGCAAGCTGGTAAAAGTCTTAGAAGACAATAAAGAGCTGGTAGATAGAATGAAAACTTACAATCTTAGTGCGAAAGAGTTTTTAAAGTTCAAAAATCCGGAGGGAGTAGAATTGAATTATTGGATGATGAAGCCGGCGAATTTTGACGCTTCAAAAAAGTATCCGGTGTATATGTATGCCTATGGAGGTCCCGGTAGCAACGAGTGTAACAACGGCTGGGATGGTTTTGATTATTTTTGGCACAACTTACTTTGCCAGGAAGGGTATATTGTTGTGTGCATGGATAATCGCGGAACACAAGGCCGCGGACGAGAATTTAAACACAGCACCTATTTGCAACTAGGAAGATTGGAAACACTTGATCAGATTAATTTTGCGAAATATCTGGGTGGAATGAACTATGTAGATAAGACGCGCATTGGATTCCAGGGTTGGAGTTTTGGAGGATATATGGCCTCTTTGATGATTTCAAAAGGAGCGGATGTTATTAAAACGGCTATTGCTGTGGCTCCCGTAACTAATTGGAAATATTATGACAATATTTATACGGAAAGATTTTTACGTCAGCCGAAAGACAACAAAAGTGGGTATGAAGATAATTCTCCAACCAATTTCGTCAAAAATATTAAAGGACCTTTTCTATTGATTCATGGAAGCGCCGACGATAACGTACACATGCAGAACAGTATGGAGCTGGCAGCGGCTATGGTAAAAAACAACATTCCTTTCGATTATATGATTTATCCCAATAAAGCCCACGGAATTAGCGGTGGATACACACGTTTGCATATTTACTCAAAAATGCTGAAGTTCGTAAAAGAAAATCTTTAG
- a CDS encoding NAD-dependent protein deacylase produces MPGKKKLVVFTGAGISAESGIKTFRDSGGLWEEHKIEDVATFDAWTKNQALVLDFYNKRRKQLLEVKPNAAHLLVAELQKQFDVQVITQNVDNLHERAGSKNVLHLHGELMKARSTVDPNLVYDLKTYEIKAGDLCEKGSQLRPHIVWFGELVPAMETANAMAAEADLFVVIGTSLNVYPAAGVINFVSPYVPMWLLDPGEFNLDYIRELKHIKKTAVNGAEDLKRELLKNS; encoded by the coding sequence ATGCCAGGAAAAAAGAAGTTAGTTGTTTTTACAGGTGCAGGCATTAGTGCGGAAAGTGGAATTAAAACTTTTAGAGATTCCGGCGGACTATGGGAAGAGCATAAAATTGAGGACGTAGCTACCTTCGATGCGTGGACTAAAAACCAGGCATTGGTTCTTGATTTTTACAATAAACGCCGCAAGCAATTGTTGGAGGTTAAACCCAACGCAGCGCATTTACTGGTTGCTGAACTACAAAAACAATTTGATGTTCAGGTTATCACTCAAAATGTAGATAATCTGCATGAGCGTGCGGGTAGTAAAAACGTTCTGCATCTTCATGGCGAGCTCATGAAGGCCAGAAGTACTGTAGACCCTAATCTTGTATACGATCTAAAAACTTACGAAATTAAAGCAGGTGACCTTTGTGAAAAAGGGTCTCAATTGCGTCCACATATCGTGTGGTTCGGTGAATTGGTACCCGCCATGGAAACCGCTAATGCTATGGCTGCGGAGGCTGATCTTTTTGTGGTTATTGGGACTTCATTGAATGTGTATCCGGCCGCGGGAGTTATAAATTTTGTTTCTCCTTATGTGCCAATGTGGTTGCTTGATCCAGGCGAGTTTAACCTGGATTATATCCGAGAATTAAAACACATTAAGAAAACTGCCGTAAATGGGGCGGAAGATCTTAAAAGGGAACTGCTCAAGAATAGTTAG
- a CDS encoding 3-deoxy-7-phosphoheptulonate synthase: protein MQFESLNTWLPAVASPLLIAGPCGAESPEQLMITARGLKETGKVSLFRAGVWKPRTRPNAFEGMGEEALKWLVDVKKEYGFKITVEVANAQHTELALKYGIDVLWIGARTTVNPFSVQEIADVLKGVDIPVMVKNPVHADLQLWIGAIERIYNSGIHKIAAIHRGFHFYGKTKYRNKPLWQLPIELRTLFPDLPIICDPSHISGNRELIPSVAQKALDLGMNGLMIESHYDPSIALSDAAQQLTPQNLNQLISNLVIRKQSSDNPIATDKLLELRKLIDEIDDELMNVLRKRTQVIEEIGTYKKEHHITIFQLGRWQEILKTRGQWADKMGLSRQHIEKICQLLHEESIRIQNGLMNT from the coding sequence ATGCAATTCGAATCTTTAAATACCTGGTTACCGGCTGTAGCCAGTCCTTTGTTAATAGCAGGTCCTTGCGGGGCCGAAAGCCCGGAGCAGTTAATGATTACAGCCAGGGGACTTAAAGAAACCGGCAAAGTTTCCTTATTTCGCGCCGGGGTATGGAAACCACGCACACGTCCCAATGCCTTTGAGGGTATGGGCGAGGAAGCTTTAAAATGGCTGGTGGACGTAAAAAAAGAATATGGATTTAAGATCACGGTGGAAGTTGCTAATGCCCAACACACCGAACTGGCGCTGAAATACGGCATTGATGTTTTGTGGATTGGTGCCCGGACTACTGTAAATCCTTTTAGTGTCCAGGAGATTGCGGATGTGTTAAAAGGAGTGGATATTCCAGTGATGGTGAAAAATCCGGTGCATGCAGATCTACAACTTTGGATTGGAGCGATAGAACGCATTTACAATAGTGGCATACATAAAATTGCGGCAATTCACAGAGGCTTTCACTTTTACGGAAAGACCAAATACCGTAACAAACCCTTATGGCAATTGCCTATAGAGTTGAGGACCTTATTTCCTGATCTCCCGATTATTTGTGATCCGAGTCATATTAGTGGAAACAGGGAACTCATTCCATCTGTTGCGCAAAAAGCTTTAGATCTTGGTATGAATGGATTGATGATCGAATCGCATTATGATCCTTCCATTGCTTTGAGTGATGCTGCACAACAGCTCACTCCTCAAAATCTGAATCAATTGATTTCTAATTTGGTTATTCGAAAACAAAGTTCTGATAATCCCATTGCGACCGACAAACTATTGGAACTTCGTAAACTGATAGATGAAATTGACGATGAATTGATGAACGTTCTTAGAAAAAGAACGCAGGTAATTGAAGAAATTGGCACATACAAAAAAGAACATCACATTACCATTTTTCAACTCGGGCGCTGGCAGGAAATTTTAAAAACACGCGGTCAGTGGGCCGATAAGATGGGACTTTCACGTCAACACATCGAAAAAATCTGTCAGCTTTTACACGAAGAAAGTATTCGAATTCAAAATGGATTGATGAATACTTAA